A stretch of [Clostridium] innocuum DNA encodes these proteins:
- a CDS encoding AraC family transcriptional regulator, with translation MELITGINRVMAYTEQHLREDLDCAKLAQLSGCSYADFQRVFSLLNHMSYLEYVKARRLSQAAVEIIHSRKRILDIALEYGYESADVFAAAFRRAFGCSPSQARKQNLQLPLFLPRSFAITVHGNTEMKYEIKRKAGMHLSGHSVISTQNENRSIKFWSDVKADGTLQRMMQEAATAVSYGLCFGYDKYGNNRYMIAVEGMLSEEYEAFALPAADWMIFQNTGPIAEGLPALWKTIYAEVLPASGYDRNESMPTVELYGEGSCEAKDYHMEIWIPIIRR, from the coding sequence ATGGAGCTGATTACAGGAATCAACAGGGTCATGGCTTATACGGAGCAACATTTGAGGGAGGATTTGGATTGCGCTAAGCTTGCCCAGCTTAGCGGGTGCTCCTATGCGGATTTTCAAAGAGTATTCTCATTACTGAATCATATGAGTTATCTGGAATATGTCAAAGCGAGAAGGCTATCGCAGGCTGCTGTGGAAATTATTCATAGCAGGAAACGCATACTGGATATTGCATTGGAATACGGCTATGAAAGCGCAGATGTATTTGCGGCAGCTTTTCGCAGAGCCTTCGGCTGTTCACCGAGCCAGGCCAGAAAACAGAATCTGCAGCTTCCGCTGTTTCTGCCGAGATCCTTTGCTATCACTGTGCACGGAAATACAGAAATGAAATATGAAATAAAAAGGAAAGCCGGTATGCATCTGTCCGGTCATTCCGTGATTTCTACACAAAATGAAAATCGTTCAATAAAATTTTGGTCGGATGTAAAGGCAGATGGCACATTGCAGCGTATGATGCAGGAAGCAGCTACGGCAGTTTCCTACGGCCTGTGCTTCGGATATGATAAGTACGGCAATAACCGCTATATGATTGCGGTGGAAGGTATGCTGTCAGAAGAGTATGAGGCCTTTGCGCTTCCCGCGGCAGATTGGATGATATTTCAGAACACCGGACCAATAGCTGAGGGCTTGCCTGCATTGTGGAAAACTATTTATGCAGAAGTGCTGCCAGCGAGCGGCTATGACCGAAATGAAAGCATGCCGACCGTGGAGCTGTATGGAGAAGGATCATGTGAGGCAAAGGATTATCACATGGAAATATGGATTCCGATTATTCGGCGGTGA
- a CDS encoding GNAT family N-acetyltransferase: protein MKLTDFSDTFHVRRLCPEDVKNIYALCKANKTYYKYFKTAPTHENIMEDLSRTPPGKTADDKYFLGFFQKDQTLIAILDLIFDYPKPQIAYIGLFMLDVSEQGKGTGSNIMKGVFKQLANQGITCVRLGCIHGNVEAASFWKHNGFYTFKEQLQAVDDQVDLMEKAL, encoded by the coding sequence ATGAAGCTCACAGATTTTTCTGATACATTTCACGTCCGCAGACTCTGTCCAGAGGATGTGAAAAACATATATGCGCTATGCAAGGCAAATAAAACCTATTACAAATACTTCAAAACAGCGCCAACACATGAAAATATCATGGAGGACTTATCCCGCACTCCACCGGGAAAGACTGCAGACGATAAATACTTCCTCGGCTTTTTTCAAAAGGATCAGACACTTATTGCGATTCTGGATTTGATCTTCGATTATCCGAAACCACAAATTGCATATATCGGTCTGTTTATGTTGGATGTTTCAGAGCAGGGAAAAGGAACAGGCTCCAATATCATGAAGGGAGTTTTTAAACAGCTTGCGAATCAGGGAATCACCTGTGTGCGTCTTGGCTGTATACACGGGAATGTGGAAGCTGCTTCCTTTTGGAAACACAATGGATTTTATACATTTAAAGAACAATTACAGGCTGTTGATGATCAGGTTGATTTAATGGAAAAGGCGCTGTAA
- a CDS encoding GNAT family N-acetyltransferase, producing MLQLREFTESDLALAEAWLHKAHVRKWYEIPQLGVTLEDWMMEYKERNGKYQWITHLIVMWQEKPIGLCQYYKATDSEEDFGTLPRIGTYGIDYLIGEEDCIGKGLGKDMLKLLVNRIFSFPDAYRITADIDRENHASEKTLLSCGFTLQNPVKSRYILLKSEFIKTS from the coding sequence ATGTTGCAATTACGAGAATTCACAGAAAGTGACCTTGCACTGGCCGAGGCTTGGCTGCATAAGGCTCATGTAAGAAAATGGTATGAAATTCCACAGCTTGGTGTTACGCTCGAAGACTGGATGATGGAATATAAAGAGCGAAACGGAAAATATCAATGGATCACACATCTCATTGTTATGTGGCAAGAAAAACCGATTGGTCTATGTCAGTATTACAAGGCTACAGATAGTGAAGAAGATTTTGGTACACTACCACGCATTGGAACATATGGCATTGATTATCTTATCGGTGAAGAAGACTGTATTGGTAAAGGCCTTGGAAAAGATATGCTGAAATTGCTGGTAAACAGGATATTTTCTTTTCCAGACGCCTACAGAATTACTGCTGACATCGATAGGGAGAATCATGCTTCAGAAAAAACATTGCTATCCTGCGGCTTTACCTTACAGAATCCGGTCAAGAGCCGGTACATATTGTTGAAATCGGAGTTTATTAAGACTAGTTAG
- the smpB gene encoding SsrA-binding protein SmpB, with protein MAGRKIVVFNRKASHEYFLEERFEAGLVLQGTEIKSIRQGHVQIRDAYISFTNDEAYVKEMHILGYEFGNRFNHDETRIRKLLLHKEEIRKLQQKVKLKGYTVIPISVYLEKGMAKMEIALAKGKDLHDKRNVQKEKDAKREIEKAMKNQY; from the coding sequence ATGGCAGGAAGAAAAATTGTTGTATTTAATCGCAAGGCCTCTCATGAATATTTTCTGGAGGAACGCTTTGAAGCCGGACTGGTTTTGCAGGGAACGGAGATCAAATCCATTCGCCAGGGTCATGTCCAGATTCGGGATGCGTATATCAGCTTTACCAATGATGAAGCGTATGTAAAGGAAATGCATATTCTGGGGTATGAGTTTGGCAACCGGTTCAATCATGATGAAACCAGAATACGAAAGCTGCTCCTGCATAAGGAAGAGATCCGTAAGCTGCAGCAGAAGGTAAAGCTGAAGGGCTACACAGTGATTCCGATTTCTGTATATCTGGAAAAAGGAATGGCAAAAATGGAGATTGCTCTGGCAAAAGGGAAGGATCTGCATGATAAGCGTAATGTTCAAAAGGAAAAAGATGCCAAGCGCGAGATAGAAAAGGCGATGAAGAATCAGTATTAG
- a CDS encoding CapA family protein: MKKLWIVLGCVLLVTGCSGKSGTKETKQEKAADPVVKTEEKDDIRDVSFVAVGDNLIHGAIFYYNAKGDGTYDFKDIYEHTNRYTRKADIAYINQETICGGTELGLSHYPSFNGPYEVLDAVADAGFDWMAASSNHTLDAGVQGILNQLAYMKEHHPDIRVTGSHATREESEQLQVITREGVKFGILGYTYGLNGYVLPKGKEYMVDLIDKDKIKNDVEKLKKVSDVQIVSMHWGTEYSFEPNEEQKELAQFLSDLGVDVIIGEHPHVIQPMDYVTGKDGNQTLVIYSLGNFLSAQDDHENMLGGMASWTLSYNITNGEVSFKNVEFLPTVTHIEGNFSFFRTYTLKDYTNELAARHTLTTQYHQENTREYYINLVNRVMNDKVKIVY, encoded by the coding sequence ATGAAGAAATTATGGATAGTTTTGGGGTGTGTGCTGCTTGTGACAGGCTGTTCGGGGAAAAGCGGTACGAAGGAAACGAAGCAGGAAAAGGCTGCGGACCCCGTTGTAAAAACAGAGGAAAAAGATGATATCCGCGATGTATCCTTTGTTGCGGTAGGGGATAATCTGATTCATGGTGCAATTTTCTATTACAATGCCAAGGGGGATGGCACCTATGATTTTAAGGATATTTATGAGCATACAAACCGCTATACACGCAAGGCGGATATCGCCTATATCAATCAGGAGACGATTTGCGGCGGTACGGAGCTGGGATTGAGCCATTATCCATCCTTTAACGGGCCTTACGAGGTGCTGGATGCGGTTGCGGATGCAGGCTTTGACTGGATGGCGGCTTCCAGTAATCATACACTGGATGCCGGTGTACAGGGTATCTTGAATCAGCTTGCTTACATGAAGGAACATCATCCGGATATCAGGGTGACGGGAAGTCATGCAACAAGAGAGGAAAGTGAGCAGCTGCAGGTTATCACCCGTGAGGGTGTGAAGTTTGGAATACTTGGATATACCTATGGGTTGAATGGCTATGTTCTTCCAAAAGGTAAAGAGTACATGGTTGATTTGATTGATAAGGATAAAATAAAAAATGATGTGGAAAAGCTGAAGAAGGTCAGCGATGTCCAAATCGTTAGTATGCATTGGGGAACGGAGTATTCCTTTGAGCCGAATGAGGAACAGAAAGAGCTTGCACAGTTCCTGAGTGATCTGGGTGTGGATGTCATTATCGGTGAGCATCCGCATGTCATACAGCCGATGGATTATGTGACAGGAAAAGACGGGAATCAGACTCTTGTCATCTATTCACTTGGCAATTTCCTGTCTGCACAGGATGATCATGAGAATATGCTGGGAGGCATGGCAAGCTGGACCCTGTCCTATAATATAACGAATGGTGAAGTGAGCTTTAAAAATGTGGAGTTTCTTCCAACCGTTACTCATATAGAAGGGAATTTCTCATTCTTTCGTACATATACTCTGAAGGATTATACAAATGAACTTGCTGCACGTCATACACTGACGACGCAGTATCATCAGGAGAATACAAGGGAGTATTACATAAATCTTGTGAACAGGGTTATGAATGATAAAGTGAAGATCGTATATTAG
- the rnr gene encoding ribonuclease R, whose product MNKKEELLALIHGNGYRGMHAAQLSRALDMEDSASFTQLMKLLNDLEAEHILARDAKERYFTSEELGYVTGTLRINPKGFGFVETADTSYYIGRDHLGLGMDRDIVFAKTWTNNDKSVEGEVIEVLEHSVRQLVGTVKIKEGRKYFLSDAFLNYRKVRITNFDDFRLVNDSKVLLGIDSYGTVLKCHIEKEIGYKYDPGIDILSVLLEKDINPQFPEDVMQEVQQIPETIQEDDIAQRKDLRKLLTITIDGEDAKDLDDAISVEKLENNKGYRLYVHIADVSHYVRAGSAIDQEAYARGTSVYVVDRVVPMLPHALCNGICSLNPRVDRLTLTCCMDIDKKGEIDNYKIYPSIICSDERMTYKKVNAILAGDAQSQKEYPHLLNLCLNMKVLSGIIRRRRERLGAIDFDTREAKILVDEKGNPTDIVLRERGESERIIEDFMIAANECVAMHMKWMEVPSMYRIHEAPEPKKMRDFATTAKSLGYNFQGGIQNVYPAQLQSLLNEARGQENYFVLSSFMLRAMQKARYDNRCIGHFGLALKNYLHFTSPIRRYPDLVVHRMLRRYIFTSSDDVERMKQDELWCEAAANQASERERNAVDAEREVDDMKKAQYMERFVGHMFDGVVSGITKFGMFVELENTVEGLVHVTALTDDYYHYDEMTKSLIGEHTAKVYKMGQKVRVKCSGADRFKREVDFEVVEKKKRQRKKASR is encoded by the coding sequence ATGAATAAAAAAGAAGAACTGCTGGCGCTGATTCATGGAAACGGTTATCGAGGTATGCATGCGGCACAGCTTTCAAGAGCCCTGGATATGGAAGACAGTGCATCCTTCACACAGCTGATGAAGCTGTTAAATGATCTGGAAGCAGAGCATATACTCGCAAGAGACGCCAAGGAGCGTTATTTCACAAGTGAAGAGCTGGGGTATGTTACAGGTACACTACGCATCAATCCGAAAGGCTTCGGCTTTGTGGAAACAGCGGATACCAGCTATTATATAGGTCGGGATCACCTGGGTCTCGGTATGGATCGGGATATTGTTTTTGCGAAGACATGGACAAACAATGATAAAAGTGTTGAGGGAGAAGTGATTGAGGTTCTGGAGCACAGTGTCAGACAGCTGGTGGGAACCGTGAAAATCAAAGAGGGCAGAAAATATTTCCTGTCGGATGCATTTTTGAATTACCGCAAGGTTAGAATAACAAACTTCGATGATTTCCGTCTTGTGAATGATTCCAAGGTTCTGCTAGGAATTGACAGCTATGGGACTGTACTGAAGTGCCATATTGAGAAGGAAATCGGTTATAAATATGATCCGGGTATTGATATTTTATCAGTTTTACTGGAAAAGGATATCAATCCGCAGTTTCCTGAGGATGTCATGCAGGAGGTACAGCAGATACCGGAAACCATCCAAGAGGATGATATTGCACAGCGCAAGGATTTGCGAAAGCTGCTGACCATTACGATAGATGGAGAGGATGCCAAGGATCTGGATGATGCCATATCTGTGGAAAAGCTGGAGAACAATAAAGGATACCGGCTGTATGTTCATATAGCGGATGTTTCCCATTATGTGAGGGCGGGAAGTGCCATTGATCAGGAGGCCTATGCCAGAGGTACCTCGGTCTATGTCGTTGACCGTGTGGTACCGATGCTTCCCCACGCCCTATGCAATGGAATCTGTTCCCTGAATCCAAGAGTGGATCGGCTTACGCTGACATGCTGTATGGATATCGATAAGAAGGGTGAAATCGACAATTATAAGATATATCCTTCCATTATATGCAGTGATGAGCGAATGACATATAAAAAGGTGAATGCGATTCTTGCGGGTGATGCGCAGTCACAGAAGGAATATCCGCACCTGTTGAACTTGTGTCTCAACATGAAGGTGCTTTCCGGTATCATCCGACGGCGAAGAGAGCGTCTGGGAGCGATAGATTTTGATACGAGAGAAGCAAAGATTCTCGTTGATGAAAAGGGGAATCCGACAGATATCGTGTTGCGGGAGCGCGGAGAGAGTGAGCGGATCATTGAAGATTTTATGATTGCCGCAAATGAATGTGTCGCCATGCACATGAAATGGATGGAGGTCCCTTCCATGTATCGAATCCATGAAGCTCCGGAGCCTAAGAAAATGCGTGATTTTGCTACTACTGCAAAGTCACTCGGCTATAATTTTCAGGGCGGTATACAAAATGTTTACCCCGCACAGCTGCAGAGTCTTCTGAATGAGGCCAGAGGACAGGAGAATTATTTTGTGTTATCGAGCTTTATGCTGCGGGCTATGCAGAAGGCACGCTACGATAACCGCTGTATCGGGCATTTCGGTCTGGCATTGAAAAATTATCTGCATTTTACTTCGCCGATTCGGCGTTATCCGGATCTGGTAGTTCACCGAATGCTTCGGCGTTATATCTTTACATCCAGTGATGATGTCGAGCGCATGAAGCAGGATGAGCTGTGGTGTGAGGCTGCCGCTAATCAGGCAAGTGAGCGGGAACGCAATGCAGTGGATGCGGAGCGGGAAGTAGACGATATGAAAAAGGCGCAGTATATGGAGCGCTTTGTCGGGCATATGTTTGACGGTGTTGTCAGCGGTATTACCAAATTCGGAATGTTTGTAGAGCTGGAGAATACGGTAGAGGGTCTTGTGCATGTGACAGCCCTTACGGATGATTATTATCATTATGATGAAATGACGAAATCACTGATTGGCGAGCATACGGCTAAGGTGTATAAAATGGGGCAGAAGGTTCGTGTAAAGTGCAGTGGAGCGGATCGTTTCAAACGTGAGGTTGACTTTGAGGTTGTAGAGAAGAAAAAGCGGCAGCGTAAGAAGGCATCCCGATAG
- the secG gene encoding preprotein translocase subunit SecG — translation MGILDTLLMIAAVVLIILSLLQSGKSDGLGSAFGGSEGLNLFANVKERGSEKVMSNVTLVTGIVFFALVIIIRIVK, via the coding sequence ATGGGCATTTTAGACACCTTACTGATGATTGCAGCGGTCGTTTTAATAATACTCTCCTTATTGCAAAGCGGAAAATCTGACGGGTTGGGAAGCGCCTTCGGTGGAAGTGAAGGACTGAATCTGTTCGCAAACGTTAAGGAACGTGGCTCTGAAAAAGTCATGTCCAATGTCACTCTGGTGACAGGAATTGTGTTTTTCGCTCTTGTTATAATCATTCGTATTGTTAAGTAA
- a CDS encoding APC family permease, whose translation MLKKIKHLVLGQSLRSDALDHEKFSVIWGLPVLSSDAISSVSYACEEILMVLIPVLGMASYGLLMKVGFAIVFLLFILVFSYRQTINCYPQGGGSYIVASDNLGKVFGLIAAASLAIDYVLTVAVSVCAGTAAITSAFPQLLSMRTGIALIIISLLTIGNLRGMKDSSVLFGIPTYLFIITILLLIVTGFVKVLIFHETPAVSAAMPQFVENAGLLLFLKAFSSGCTALTGVEAVSDGIPNFREPAQKNAKRVLYLLAGLVFVIFLGISALASLYHIIPNANVTVIAMIAEAVFGNGTLLFYLVQVTTAVILTMAANTAFADLPLLLSILARDGFVPRQFMSRGSRLSFSNGILLLFFLSAALVIYFHASSHLLMPLYAVGVFLSFTLSQAGMFVRWVKRKEDKWKHKAFINGAGMVITGITCVIIAASKFLHGAWIVLICIPVLVYIMERIHRHYHYVKESLKIRSAEELQPYDLQIHGSVILPVDSINRSFLKAYHYACSLQVREMEFYHVNTNAEATEKLQELYQQMRLDIPLIVEDAPYRNVNEMILHHVEEAQNDLKKKESVTVILPQFVMKKKRFHALHNQTSMQLKLQLSKLRNVSVVSVPYII comes from the coding sequence ATGTTAAAAAAAATAAAGCATCTTGTGCTGGGACAATCGCTGCGTAGTGATGCACTGGATCATGAGAAGTTCAGTGTGATATGGGGACTTCCTGTCCTTTCAAGTGATGCGATTTCATCCGTTTCCTATGCCTGTGAGGAAATTCTGATGGTATTGATTCCTGTATTGGGAATGGCATCCTACGGACTGTTGATGAAGGTAGGCTTTGCAATTGTATTTCTTCTTTTTATTTTGGTATTTTCCTATCGGCAGACCATCAATTGTTATCCGCAGGGAGGAGGTTCCTATATCGTTGCCAGTGATAATCTGGGAAAGGTATTCGGATTGATTGCGGCGGCTTCTCTGGCAATTGACTATGTGCTGACAGTGGCGGTCAGTGTCTGTGCAGGAACAGCAGCAATCACCTCCGCATTCCCACAGCTGCTTTCTATGCGTACGGGCATCGCGCTGATAATTATCAGCCTGCTTACGATTGGCAATCTGCGGGGAATGAAGGACAGCAGTGTTCTGTTTGGTATTCCGACCTATCTGTTTATTATCACGATTTTACTGTTAATTGTCACAGGCTTTGTAAAGGTGCTGATATTCCATGAAACTCCGGCTGTTTCCGCAGCTATGCCGCAGTTTGTGGAGAATGCAGGTCTGCTGCTGTTTCTAAAGGCTTTTTCCAGCGGCTGTACGGCACTGACCGGCGTAGAGGCAGTAAGCGACGGAATTCCTAATTTCCGTGAACCGGCGCAGAAAAATGCCAAGCGTGTGCTGTACCTTCTGGCAGGGCTGGTCTTTGTGATTTTCCTTGGAATCTCTGCACTTGCTTCCCTATATCATATTATACCAAATGCGAATGTGACGGTGATTGCCATGATAGCGGAGGCTGTTTTCGGAAACGGGACTCTGCTGTTTTATCTGGTGCAGGTAACGACCGCAGTTATTCTTACAATGGCTGCAAACACAGCCTTTGCTGATTTACCATTACTGTTGTCCATTCTGGCAAGGGATGGATTCGTGCCAAGACAGTTTATGTCAAGGGGGAGCCGTTTAAGCTTCTCCAATGGAATTCTGTTGCTGTTTTTCCTCTCTGCCGCACTCGTGATCTATTTTCATGCGTCCTCCCATCTTTTGATGCCGCTGTATGCAGTCGGTGTATTTCTGTCTTTTACATTATCACAGGCGGGAATGTTTGTACGATGGGTGAAAAGAAAGGAAGATAAGTGGAAGCATAAGGCATTCATCAACGGAGCCGGTATGGTGATCACCGGAATTACCTGTGTGATCATCGCAGCAAGTAAATTTCTGCACGGTGCATGGATCGTGTTGATCTGCATTCCGGTTCTTGTATATATCATGGAGCGGATACACCGGCATTACCACTATGTCAAGGAGAGCCTGAAAATCCGTTCTGCCGAGGAATTGCAGCCGTATGATCTGCAGATCCATGGAAGCGTCATACTGCCAGTTGATTCCATCAACCGCAGCTTTCTGAAGGCTTATCATTATGCATGCTCCCTGCAGGTGAGGGAAATGGAATTCTATCACGTAAATACGAATGCGGAGGCGACTGAAAAGCTGCAGGAGCTGTATCAGCAAATGCGGCTCGATATTCCGCTGATCGTCGAGGATGCTCCATACCGGAATGTGAATGAAATGATATTGCATCATGTCGAGGAAGCGCAGAACGATTTGAAAAAGAAGGAAAGTGTAACGGTGATTCTACCGCAATTCGTTATGAAGAAAAAACGTTTTCATGCTCTGCACAATCAAACCTCCATGCAGCTAAAGCTGCAGCTGAGCAAATTGCGCAATGTTTCCGTTGTCAGTGTTCCCTATATCATATAG
- the eno gene encoding phosphopyruvate hydratase: MSLITNVHAREILDSRGNPTIEVEVETASGFVGRAMVPSGASTGEREALELRDGDPSRYGGKGVLQAVENVNNILIDVVLGMDVTDQAAIDKALIDADGTKDKSKYGANAILGISLAVAHAAADYYGLPLYRYLGGINAKTLPVPMMNVLNGGSHADSSVDFQEFMIMPVGAKSIREAIRMGAETFHALKKVLKSKGQVTAVGDEGGFAPNLEDNEAPLKCIMEAIEAAGFRAGEDICIAMDVAASEFYNTETKMYDLKKSGQGSKTTDEMIAWYDELVEKYPIISIEDGLGERDWDGWKKLTEHLGKKIQIVGDDLFVTNPAILQEGIDKDIANSILIKVNQIGTLTETFDAMELAKKHGYTAVVSHRSGETEDATIADIAVAFNAGQIKTGSMSRTDRIAKYNQLLRIEEELGDVALFQGKSAFYNIYKH; encoded by the coding sequence ATGTCATTGATTACAAATGTTCATGCCAGAGAAATTCTGGATTCTCGAGGAAATCCTACAATTGAGGTGGAAGTGGAAACAGCTTCCGGATTTGTAGGTCGTGCCATGGTGCCAAGCGGAGCATCCACTGGAGAAAGAGAAGCACTGGAGCTGCGTGACGGCGATCCTTCCCGTTATGGCGGTAAGGGTGTACTGCAGGCAGTGGAGAACGTTAACAATATTCTGATCGATGTGGTTTTGGGAATGGATGTTACCGACCAGGCTGCAATTGACAAGGCGTTGATTGATGCCGATGGAACTAAGGATAAATCCAAATACGGAGCGAATGCGATTCTGGGAATCTCCCTTGCGGTTGCACATGCTGCTGCGGATTACTATGGGTTGCCACTGTATCGCTATTTAGGCGGTATCAATGCCAAGACACTGCCGGTACCTATGATGAATGTGTTAAACGGCGGAAGTCATGCGGATTCTTCTGTGGATTTTCAGGAGTTTATGATTATGCCGGTAGGCGCAAAAAGCATTCGCGAAGCAATTCGTATGGGTGCTGAAACCTTCCATGCCCTGAAAAAAGTGTTGAAGAGCAAGGGACAGGTCACTGCTGTCGGTGATGAGGGTGGATTTGCGCCAAACCTGGAAGACAATGAAGCGCCGCTGAAATGTATTATGGAAGCAATCGAGGCTGCCGGCTTCCGTGCCGGTGAGGATATCTGCATTGCGATGGACGTTGCGGCCAGTGAGTTCTATAATACAGAAACAAAGATGTACGATTTGAAAAAATCCGGACAGGGCTCCAAGACAACAGATGAAATGATAGCATGGTATGATGAACTGGTTGAGAAATATCCTATTATCTCCATTGAAGACGGTCTGGGAGAACGCGACTGGGATGGCTGGAAAAAGCTGACGGAGCATCTGGGTAAGAAAATTCAGATTGTCGGGGATGACCTGTTTGTCACAAATCCGGCAATCCTGCAGGAGGGAATTGATAAGGATATCGCGAATTCCATCCTGATTAAGGTGAATCAGATTGGTACACTGACAGAAACCTTCGATGCAATGGAGCTCGCAAAGAAACACGGCTATACGGCTGTCGTATCTCACAGAAGCGGTGAAACAGAGGATGCGACAATTGCGGATATCGCAGTTGCCTTCAATGCGGGACAGATTAAAACCGGATCCATGTCCAGAACAGATCGTATTGCGAAATACAATCAGCTGCTTCGTATTGAAGAAGAGCTGGGTGATGTTGCTCTTTTCCAGGGAAAATCAGCATTCTATAACATTTACAAGCATTAA